The nucleotide sequence GCCTGCGCGCCCAGGCCGAGGAACAGGCCGAGGAACAGGCCGAGGGGGCCGGTGAGCCGGTGGAGCGGTACGCCGACCCCGAACCCCAGCCGTACGGCGAGCAGGAGCCCGCGCAGCCGGTCGTCCCGCAGCAGCAGCCCTACGCCGACTGGGACACCGGCACCGACACCTACGCCGACCCCGAGTACGCGGCCTACCCCGCCGACCCCTACCAGGCCCCGTACCAGAACACCGGGTACGACCAGGGCGCGTACCAGAGCGACCCCTACGGCCAGGCCCCCTACGACCCCTACGGCTACGGGGTCCAGCCGGAGCAGCAGCCGTACGACCCGGCGGCCCACCCGCAGGGCTACGACCCCGCCCAGCAGCCGCCCTACGGCGACGGCAGTGAGCGCCACGACGGGAGCCAGCAGTGAACCGCACCACCCTGTCCCTGATCGCCTGCACCGTCGCCCTGGCCGCGGTCACCGGCTTCGCCGCGTTCGACCCGCCCGCCGCCTCCGGCTCCGGCGCGGCCGGCAGTGCCACCGAACGGCCCGTGGAGCGCACCGGTCTGCTGTGCCCGGCGCCGAGCTTCTCCGACATCGCCGACACCGCGTACACCTCCTTCACGCCCGTCACCCAGGGCGCGGAGAACGGCGGCCGGGCCACGCTGGAAGCGGCCGACGAGCAGTCGGCGGACGGCAAGGGCGCCAAGAGCGCCGACAAGAAGGCCGAGCCGGTGCTCACCCCCAAGCCGCCGGGCACCCCGGCCCTGGGCGACACCTCCGGCAGTGACGCGCCCGCGCTGATCGGCACCGCCGACGGCAAGTACGCGCCCGGCTGGACCGTCCAGGAGACCACCAAGATCGCGGCGGGCACCGGACGCGGCCTCCAGGGCGTCACCTGCACCCCCGCCGACACCGACTTCTGGTTCCCCGGCGCCAGCACGGCCGAGGGCCGCACCGACTATGTGCACCTCACCAACCCCGACGACGCGGCCGCCGTCGTCGACATCAAGCTGTACGGCAAGGGCGGCGCCCTGAAGTCCGCGGTGGCCGACGGCATCACCGTGCCGCCGCACTCCAGCGAGCCGGTGCTGCTCTCCACGCTCACCGACGACCCGCAGACCGACCTGACCGTGCACGTCGGCGTGCGCAGCGGCCGGGTCGGCGCCACGGTGCAGGCCCAGGACGACGCGGGCGGCGGCGACTGGCTGCCCGCCGCGGCCGACCCGGCCGGCAGCCTGGTCCTGC is from Streptomyces seoulensis and encodes:
- a CDS encoding DUF5719 family protein, coding for MNRTTLSLIACTVALAAVTGFAAFDPPAASGSGAAGSATERPVERTGLLCPAPSFSDIADTAYTSFTPVTQGAENGGRATLEAADEQSADGKGAKSADKKAEPVLTPKPPGTPALGDTSGSDAPALIGTADGKYAPGWTVQETTKIAAGTGRGLQGVTCTPADTDFWFPGASTAEGRTDYVHLTNPDDAAAVVDIKLYGKGGALKSAVADGITVPPHSSEPVLLSTLTDDPQTDLTVHVGVRSGRVGATVQAQDDAGGGDWLPAAADPAGSLVLPGIPKDATDVRLVAFARGDDDADLKVRLASPSGSITPAGNETVHVKAGMTTAVDLGPVTRGEPGSLILTPTDDAVPVVAALRVVRGKGARQETAYIPATAPVGRRATAADNTAKGSTLSLTAPTGTATVKVTASAGSEGGSPATKTYTIKSGTSQDISAPSGGKGTYALTVEPVSGGPVYAARTLTSTDNASDFTIQTLPNDRGLVAVPRAEQDLSVLN